Genomic window (Shewanella psychropiezotolerans):
CTCTTTACGACGTCTCTCTAGCAGTTCGAAATAGACCTTACCGCTACAGAAGACCACGCGATCCACCTTGCTGCTATTCAGGCTGTCCATCTCAGGGATAACATTCTGGAATGTTCCCTCTGCAAGCTCTTCCATGCTGGAAACAGCTAATGGATGGCGCAGCAAAGATTTAGGAGACATCACGATCAGAGGACGACGCATAGGACGTACAACCTGACGTCTGAGCATGTGATAAACCTGAGCCGGTGTCGATGGTACGCAGACCTGCATATTGTGATTCGCACATAATTGCAGGAAACGCTCCAGACGAGCACTCGAATGCTCTGGGCCCTGACCTTCATAGCCATGGGGTAGCAACATAGTCAGACCACACAAGCGGCCCCACTTCTGCTCACCAGACGAGAGAAACTGATCGATGACAACTTGGGCACAGTTGGCGAAATCACCAAACTGAGCTTCCCATAAGGTCAATCCCCCCGGCTCAGCCGTAGCGTAGCCGTATTCGAAAGCCAGTACAGAAGCTTCAGATAAGACAGAATCAGTCAGGTCAATCGGGCCTTGCTCGTCGGCAATGTTGCGTAGCGGCATATAAGCCGATGCATCATTTTGATTATGCAGAACCGCATGGCGGTGGAAGAAGGTACCACGACCCGAGTCCTGACCCGTGATACGGATACGTTTCTTGTCTTCGAGAATAGACGCGTAAGCCAGAGTCTCGGCGAAACCCCAATCGAGCAGCTTCTCACCTTTTGCCATCAGGGCGCGATCTTTGTAGATCTTAGCCACGCGAGATTGCAACTTGTGAGATTCAGGCACGTAACTGATCTTATCCGCAAGATTGCGAATACGATCCATCGACATCTGAGCCGGATACTCTTCATCCCACTCTCTGTTGATGTAAGGTGACCAGTCGACCGAATGCAGTGTCATAGGGCGCCATTCATCGACCACACAATCTCCGTGATCTAAGGCATCACGATAAGCGTTGATCATCGCAGTGACTTCATCGGCGGCCAAGGTATTCTCGGCAATCAACTTATCGGCATAGATCTTACGCGGCGTAGGATGCTTCTTGATCTTGGCATACATCAGCGGTTGAGTCGCGCTCGGCTCATCGGCTTCGTTATGGCCATGACGGCGATAACAAACCAGATCGATAACCACATCTCGCTTAAATTCGTTACGATAATCGACGGCCAGCTGAGAGATGAAGGCAACAGCCTCCGGGTCATCGGCATTAACGTGGAAAATCGGTGCCTGCACCATCTTAGCGATATCAGTACAATACTCTGTTGAGCGAACATCGTCCTGATTCGAGGTGGTGAAACCTACCTGATTATTAATCACGATACGTATGCTGCCACCGACCTTGAAGCCGCGAGTCTGAGACATGTTGAATGTCTCCTGGACTATGCCCTGACCTGTGATAGCCGAGTCACCATGAATGGTGATAGGCAAGACTTCGAGGCCATCATTACAACCGCGACGATCCAGACGAGCACGCACCGAGCCCATGACG
Coding sequences:
- the sucA gene encoding 2-oxoglutarate dehydrogenase E1 component, which encodes MHQGIMKAWLESSHLNGANSTYVEEMYEAYQEDPQSVSEDWQVVFDNLPHANGASADVPEAAHSKVRDYFRSLALEGRHKGSARVTDPEVDAKQVKVLQMINAHRFRGHQNANLDPLELWKRDKVSELDPAFHGLTSEDMQREFNTGSFAHGGETMKLVDLVHALKATYCGAIGAEYMHMIDTDEKRWIQQRLEPSLGRANYDKTAKTRILQGLNAAEGMEKYLGAKFPGAKRFSLEGGDALVPMMREIIYRAGEAGTKEVVVGMAHRGRLNLLVNILGKKPAELFDEFAGKHSDALNGSGDVKYHQGFSSDFKTPGGNVHLALAFNPSHLEIVNPVVMGSVRARLDRRGCNDGLEVLPITIHGDSAITGQGIVQETFNMSQTRGFKVGGSIRIVINNQVGFTTSNQDDVRSTEYCTDIAKMVQAPIFHVNADDPEAVAFISQLAVDYRNEFKRDVVIDLVCYRRHGHNEADEPSATQPLMYAKIKKHPTPRKIYADKLIAENTLAADEVTAMINAYRDALDHGDCVVDEWRPMTLHSVDWSPYINREWDEEYPAQMSMDRIRNLADKISYVPESHKLQSRVAKIYKDRALMAKGEKLLDWGFAETLAYASILEDKKRIRITGQDSGRGTFFHRHAVLHNQNDASAYMPLRNIADEQGPIDLTDSVLSEASVLAFEYGYATAEPGGLTLWEAQFGDFANCAQVVIDQFLSSGEQKWGRLCGLTMLLPHGYEGQGPEHSSARLERFLQLCANHNMQVCVPSTPAQVYHMLRRQVVRPMRRPLIVMSPKSLLRHPLAVSSMEELAEGTFQNVIPEMDSLNSSKVDRVVFCSGKVYFELLERRRKENITNVALIRVEQLYPFPREEMLETLAQYQHVKDFVWCQEEPQNQGAWYCSQHHFWGSIPAGAELTYAGREASAAPACGYPALHAQQQDSLIKTALKL